A genome region from Myxococcales bacterium includes the following:
- a CDS encoding GNAT family N-acetyltransferase — protein sequence MVAKTTRLDVRPLRKTDYAAVVELQRRCFPGIEPWLREQFESQLQLFGEGQLCVELDGTVVATSSTLIVDEEDFGDWHTFKQVSDGGYIRNHDPAGDTLYGIDIAVDPSKRGLRLARRLYDARKQLATDHNLRAILIAGRIPGYGAHADRMAADEYVAKVVSKELKDPVLTAQLANGFAIRAVLNDYLPSDVESRGHAVFMEWLNPEHRPSKARVQVRSVRVSAVQYQMRPIRTFDEFAQQVEFFVDTAGEYNMDFLLFPEMVTNQLQALVTAERPGLTARRLHEFTDRYLELFTSMAIKYAVNIIGGSHLTVENGKLYNVAYLFRRDGSIGKQYKLHITPSEARWWGVSPGNTVEVFETDRGKIAILICYDVEFPEAARIAAAKGANILFVPFNTDIRSGYLRVRSCALARCIENGMYAVLAGPVGNLPFVEGADIHYGQACILTPSDLPFARDGVAEEATPNVETMVLHELDVEVLRRSRRTGTVRPLLDRRADLYEVRWREGGKFNKI from the coding sequence ATGGTAGCCAAGACGACCCGCCTCGATGTCCGCCCCCTGCGCAAGACCGACTACGCGGCCGTCGTCGAGCTCCAGCGCCGCTGCTTCCCCGGCATCGAGCCGTGGCTGCGCGAGCAGTTCGAGAGCCAGCTCCAGCTCTTCGGCGAGGGCCAGCTGTGCGTCGAGCTCGACGGCACGGTGGTCGCGACCTCGAGCACGCTGATCGTCGACGAGGAAGACTTCGGCGACTGGCACACGTTCAAGCAGGTCTCCGACGGCGGCTACATCCGCAACCACGACCCGGCCGGCGACACGCTCTACGGCATCGACATCGCGGTCGATCCCAGCAAGCGCGGCCTGCGCCTGGCCCGCCGCCTGTACGACGCGCGCAAGCAGCTCGCGACCGACCACAACCTGCGCGCGATCCTGATCGCCGGCCGCATCCCGGGCTACGGCGCCCACGCCGACCGGATGGCGGCCGACGAGTACGTCGCGAAGGTCGTGTCCAAGGAGCTCAAGGATCCGGTGCTGACGGCCCAGCTCGCCAACGGCTTCGCGATCCGCGCGGTCCTCAACGACTACCTGCCCAGCGACGTCGAGTCGCGCGGCCACGCCGTGTTCATGGAGTGGCTCAACCCCGAGCACCGGCCGTCGAAGGCCCGGGTCCAGGTCCGCTCGGTGCGGGTCAGCGCGGTCCAGTACCAGATGCGCCCGATCCGGACGTTCGACGAGTTCGCCCAGCAGGTCGAGTTCTTCGTCGACACCGCCGGCGAGTACAACATGGACTTCCTGCTGTTCCCGGAGATGGTGACCAACCAGCTCCAGGCCCTGGTCACCGCCGAGCGGCCCGGCCTGACCGCGCGGCGCCTGCACGAGTTCACCGACCGCTACCTCGAGCTGTTCACCAGCATGGCGATCAAGTACGCCGTCAACATCATCGGCGGCAGCCACCTCACCGTCGAGAACGGCAAGCTCTACAACGTCGCGTACCTGTTCCGCCGCGACGGCTCGATCGGCAAGCAGTACAAGCTCCACATCACGCCGTCGGAGGCGCGCTGGTGGGGCGTGTCGCCCGGCAACACCGTCGAGGTGTTCGAGACCGACCGCGGCAAGATCGCGATCCTCATCTGCTACGACGTCGAGTTCCCGGAGGCCGCGCGCATCGCCGCCGCCAAGGGCGCCAACATCCTGTTCGTCCCGTTCAACACCGACATCCGCTCGGGCTACCTGCGGGTGCGCTCGTGCGCGCTGGCCCGGTGCATCGAGAACGGCATGTACGCGGTCCTGGCCGGCCCGGTCGGCAACCTGCCGTTCGTCGAGGGCGCCGACATCCACTACGGCCAGGCGTGCATCCTGACGCCGTCGGATCTGCCGTTCGCGCGCGACGGCGTCGCCGAGGAGGCCACGCCCA